From the genome of Podospora pseudoanserina strain CBS 124.78 chromosome 7 map unlocalized CBS124.78p_7.2, whole genome shotgun sequence, one region includes:
- a CDS encoding uncharacterized protein (EggNog:ENOG503P1SR) encodes MADSPRSPKRRRILASINRPDHDAGSDSDEYGPRPAGQPSKTHRDMPRHKSTPPGEEPPDAKDEPHQSEKQDDPMPTDGSNQTPEADGNSTKPKPTKFRFKSKSSRSRRDRDKDREERDLDRDKHRSSSRDRTSSQSHRHRHRSCSPSDKHRRSSHRHHHHHHRSSRRRRSPSPQQPDPFAPDPLDPETAFRESLFDAMADDEGAAYWEAIYGQPIHIYSNPEHVNPATGHLEKMTDEEYAEYVRQKMWEKTHAGLLEEREKRKKQKEEQAKKDEERRRIEKEMERSFIRGEERRLKRSWRTRFESYLQKWEEWVKDAAPGAEKIPWPIGVERDEEGGFRAGEVRTFFVNGLGLEEIGEKEFVARLKEERVRWHPDKIQQRLLGGSGTVDKGVMRDVTAVFQVVDGLWGELRRNMGK; translated from the coding sequence ATGGCAGACTCACCACGCTCGCCCAAGAGGCGGCGTATTCTCGCCTCAATCAACCGCCCAGATCACGATGCCGGCAGCGATAGCGATGAATACGGCCCAAGACCAGCAGGCCAACCAAGCAAGACGCATCGCGATATGCCCCGCCATaaatcaacccctccaggcGAGGAACCACCAGACGCCAAAGATGAACCGCATCAGTCAGAGAAACAGGACGATCCTATGCCTACAGATGGCTCAAACCAAACCCCAGAAGCAGACGGCAACTCTACGAAGCCGAAACCCACCAAATTCCGCTTCAAATCCAAgtcctcccgctcccgccgaGATCGCGATAAAGACAGGGAGGAAAGGGATCTCGACAGAGACAAACACAGATCCAGCTCCAGAGACCGCACCTCCTCGCaatcccaccgccaccgtcaCAGGtcctgctccccctccgacAAACACCGCCGCTCCtcccaccgtcaccaccaccaccaccaccgctcctcccgccgccgccggtccccctccccccaacaacccgaTCCCTTTGCCCCGGACCCTCTAGATCCAGAAACCGCCTTCCGCGAATCCCTCTTCGACGCCATggccgacgacgaaggcGCCGCATACTGGGAAGCCATCTACGGCCAGCCAATCCACATTTATTCCAACCCCGAACATGTCAACCCCGCCACCGGCCACCTAGAAAAGATGACAGACGAGGAATACGCCGAGTATGTCCGTCAGAAGATGTGGGAGAAGACCCATGCTGGCCTGTTGGAAGAACGGGAGAAGcgcaaaaagcaaaaagaggaacaggccaagaaggatgaagaaagaaggaggatagaaaaagaaatggaGAGGAGTTTTATacgaggggaggagaggcggTTGAAACGGTcatggaggacgaggttTGAGAGCTATCTGCAGAAatgggaggagtgggttAAAGATGCTGCGCCGGGGGCGGAGAAGATTCCTTGGCCGATTGGAgtggagagggatgaggaggggggttttagggcgggggaggtgaggacCTTTTTTGTGAATgggctggggctggaggagattggggagaaggagtttgTGGCtaggttgaaggaggagagggtgaggtggcaTCCGGATAAGATACAGCAgcggttgttgggggggtcGGGGACGGTGGATAAGGGGGTTATGAGGGATGTCACGGCGGTTTTTCAGGTTGTGGATGGGTTGTGGGgggagctgaggaggaaTATGGGGAAGTGA
- a CDS encoding uncharacterized protein (EggNog:ENOG503P8EM): MYGTPRTSRVMRETHISRSSEHLTSLGLSIPQFTRLPHPAIPHSVELLSFVALPRKKPNQHFDHQPFTTANMRFAPILAGFAALVAAQDTTTVVDTTSIDPTDTAALSSIASSAASVSSVVSSALESVSTSAESELNSISTSADSVLSSFSSAIATATGADRDSLTSELAGYTSTVASRVSSATEAAGSASSSATNAGPQQTAAVAMGALFGGAALLANF; encoded by the exons ATGTACGGTACGCCGCGTACGTCTCGGGTCATGCGAGAGACACATATAAGTAGGTCCTCTGAGCATCTGACCTCACTAGGACTTTCCATCCCACAATTCACCCGTCTGCCTCATCCTGCTATCCCTCATTCTGTCGAGTTGCTGTCTTTTGTCGCTTTACCTCGCAAAAAGCCTAACCAACACTTTGATCACCAACCCTTCACAACCGCCAACATGCGTTTCGCTCCTATCCTCGCCGGCTTTGCTGCCCTTGTTGCT GcccaagacaccaccaccgttgtcgacaccaccagcatCGACCCCACAGACACCGCCGCTCTCTCGTCCATTGCTTCCAGCGCGGCCTCTGTCTCCTCCGTCGTCAGCTCTGCCCTTGAGTCGGTGAGCACCTCTGCCGAGTCAGAGCTCAActccatcagcaccagcgcCGACTCTGTGctctccagcttcagctcTGCCATCGCCACTGCCACCGGCGCCGACAGAGATTCCCTCACCTCGGAGCTGGCCGGCtacacctccaccgtcgcTTCCCGTGTCAGCTCCGCCACCGAGGCTGCCGGGTCTGCCTCCAGCTCTGCCACCAACGCCGGCCCTCAACAGACGGCCGCTGTCGCCATGGGTGCCCtctttggtggtgccgcCCTCTTGGCCAATTTTTAA